In Oryzias latipes chromosome 10, ASM223467v1, the genomic window GGTGTTCCTCTtgaagtttttggattttctttttcagcctGGAATTATTTTCTTCCACCGACTTTTTCTGAGCCAACACGCCACTCAGTTCTAGTCTTAAGCCTCCTTGGAATGTTGAAGATTGTTCCAATTCACGCAGTTGATTTTTCATGTGTGTGGCTTCCCTTTTTAAAAGCTCAACAGCAAACCGTTCTTCTTTAACTGTCCCAAACAGAGCTTGTGGATCAGATGAGTTGACAGTTCCTTCAGGAAGATGTTCAAACTcagccttttttatttgaatctcTTCTTTTAGTCTTTGTATGCTGTTTTTAAGATGTGAGCTTTCTTTCCTCAAACCACCCAGCTCTGCTTCCGCCTTGGCCTTCGTTTTCATAACTCTGTCTAAAGATTGAATTTCTTCCAACAGAGCCTGATTTTCAGTCCTGAGTAACTTAATGTCTAGTTTTACAGTCTTGACATCTGTAGTTACATcttcatattgtttttttaaagatttcaatttctggctttcttttttaagagtcttCTGTTCCACCTCAAGTTCCTGCTTTAATAATTTGTAATTGCCACCAGTATTTTGAAGCTCTTGTAATTCACACCTCAGCTTGAAACTCGAGTTTTGCATAATTTTTTTCTGCGCCTCCAGTTTAGACAGTTCTTCTTTTAGTTCTTCTTTTTGCTGAGTAGCATCATGCATTACCTGAAGCTCCTGTTGAAGAGCGCAGACTTCCTGTCGTCTTTGTTGGAtggattctttttctttctggatTTTTAACTCCAAAGCGTCCCTCTCAGCATGCACGGTGTGCATCTGGACACCGTTCTCAATCTTAAATTTTCGAATCTCTCGCTCAAGCCTGACTGTGTTGTTCTTGAGAAGATTTTTTTCTGCCCATAAAGCCAACAGTTCTGCTTCAGcatcttctttgtttttaatagcAGTTTGGGTTTGATGGATTTCCTTGGAAAGAGccaaatttctttctttcatttggcTAATCTTAAGCTTATAAACTTTTGCAGTCTCTTTTATCTCCTCATGGTCTTCCTCCAACTTCTTAagttgtctgtttttctcctcaAGGGTCTTTTGTTCTGCCTCTAGTTCCTTCATTATCAAgtcatagtttttattttctctcttcaGCTTTTTGATCTTACTTGTTAGCTTGGAACCAGAATTTTGCAGACAGTTCTCTTTGTTCCGTAAGGCTAGCAAATATTCAGtgaaattttcctttttctggacAGAAACCTGCATTTCTTTGAGTCTTTGTTCAAGAGCTTCTGTTTCCTGTTCTAACTGTTGGACTacaacttctttttctttgatctCTTTAAAACTATTATGTTGTGAAGGGTTGACGCACCTCAAGTCTTCCAccatttgcaatttattttttcttaaaagcgCTTCCTTGGCTTTCAGCTCcttcagtttgttttccagTGTTTTCTGGTCCGACAGTTGTTCTATGATGCTTGTCGTTTGTCTTTGATACCTTTCATTCATGCGGTTGTGTGTTTCTATCTTGTCCTGGTAACGTTC contains:
- the LOC110015733 gene encoding early endosome antigen 1-like, which produces MHKDVDKRKKEASKLNKSLKKELDKLSRQLQNQINLEKQCERYQDKIETHNRMNERYQRQTTSIIEQLSDQKTLENKLKELKAKEALLRKNKLQMVEDLRCVNPSQHNSFKEIKEKEVVVQQLEQETEALEQRLKEMQVSVQKKENFTEYLLALRNKENCLQNSGSKLTSKIKKLKRENKNYDLIMKELEAEQKTLEEKNRQLKKLEEDHEEIKETAKVYKLKISQMKERNLALSKEIHQTQTAIKNKEDAEAELLALWAEKNLLKNNTVRLEREIRKFKIENGVQMHTVHAERDALELKIQKEKESIQQRRQEVCALQQELQVMHDATQQKEELKEELSKLEAQKKIMQNSSFKLRCELQELQNTGGNYKLLKQELEVEQKTLKKESQKLKSLKKQYEDVTTDVKTVKLDIKLLRTENQALLEEIQSLDRVMKTKAKAEAELGGLRKESSHLKNSIQRLKEEIQIKKAEFEHLPEGTVNSSDPQALFGTVKEERFAVELLKREATHMKNQLRELEQSSTFQGGLRLELSGVLAQKKSVEENNSRLKKKIQKLQEEHQQMIELKDEVAAQSKALDTANAEEKELEEEYNRIQADIVALQYSKSQLAVEKQALSEKIQEKNKVLKKKEEIEAELCALRKVSSSLQDSIEQIKQEIERENAEFDCISESSSNELPDTVISTLLRNVSEEKLAVQNLEQEADVLRRTLQDMQDSVQQKQGLEMELYNFSAEKRLVQDSISEMKRKITNLQNTLDEYSEINAEVLSESKTLRTLHQQQRELEKEHDSIQAKISAFQVNNSKLAAENQTQSQKPQQTKQKQQKRLKKKTKAEEQLPPLRIVTCVQQIKGNQPNEGAVNIKDPFMKKSVSPSTSTVCSKLPSLQDVVISSDSTSYGNLTYRDISELDNDGASLSDF